In one Colletotrichum destructivum chromosome 2, complete sequence genomic region, the following are encoded:
- a CDS encoding Putative 2EXR domain-containing protein has protein sequence MTTTTTAIFHQFTRPSPGLRAPLWELTVEPRIVDVRVVYHRPDPLKFKRSDLGALTDRWMDKRLLPIRHLRLSTPALVQLQACHEACDNLRRHPDI, from the coding sequence ATGACTACCACTACCACGGCCATATTCCACCAATTCACACGTCCCTCCCCCGGGCTCCGCGCTCCCCTCTGGGAGCTGACCGTCGAGCCCCGCATCGTCGATGTGCGCGTCGTTTACCATCGCCCAGACCCTCTCAAGTTCAAGCGATCTGACCTAGGTGCGCTGACAGACAGGTGGATGGACAAGAGGCTGCTGCCGATACGCCACCTGCGCTTGTCTACCCCCGCCCTGGTCCAGCTGCAAGCTTGCCATGAGGCCTGCGACAATCTGAGAAGGCACCCTGATATTTGA
- a CDS encoding Putative S-adenosyl-L-methionine-dependent methyltransferase superfamily, with amino-acid sequence MADLGADPNAAYGAVYSPSFLTLFYDKYVLGFNMRYIWKCSTNDVLLPFFAENFSRNHLDCGVATGWFPAAALARPFRADSKQRLTLLDLTANPLRAAKARVLAVATNTDVRCVEADVTEPPPKQLLGERFDSISMFNLFHCMPGGRAKLRALGTYKELLSDDGVLSGCTVLGPNASTGWLTRFQLRWYNKWWGIFHNWDDEKEHVQEALDQEFEEVETWVIGQLMLFRAKKPRKPLLDV; translated from the coding sequence ATGGCTGACCTCGGCGCTGATCCCAACGCCGCGTACGGCGCCGTCTACTCGCCGTCCTTCCTGACCTTGTTCTACGACAAGTACGTCCTGGGCTTCAACATGAGGTACATCTGGAAGTGCTCGACAAAcgacgtcctcctccccttcttcgccgagaaCTTCTCGCGCAACCACCTCGACTGCGGCGTCGCCACGGGCTGgttccccgccgccgccctcgcccggccCTTCCGCGCCGACAGCAAGCAGCGcctcaccctcctcgacctgACGGCGAACCCGCTCCGGGCCGCCAAGGCGCGCGTCCTGGCCGTCGCGACCAACACCGACGTCCGctgcgtcgaggccgacgtcacggagccgccgcccaagcagctcctcggcgagcgcTTCGACTCCATCTCCATGTTCAACCTGTTCCACTGCATGCCCGGCGGCAGGGCCAAGCTGCGCGCCCTCGGCACGTACAAGGAGCTGCtgagcgacgacggcgtgctGTCGGGCTGCACCGTGCTCGGCCCGAACGCGTCCACCGGCTGGCTCACGAGGTTCCAGCTCCGCTGGTACAACAAGTGGTGGGGCATCTTCCACAactgggacgacgagaaggagcaCGTCCAGGAGGCGCTGGACCAGGAgttcgaggaggtcgagaccTGGGTCATTGGCCAGCTGATGCTCTTCCGGGccaagaagccgaggaagccGCTCTTGGATGTTTGA
- a CDS encoding Putative S-adenosyl-L-methionine-dependent methyltransferase superfamily: MDKHSLQRLRKSGRSASPVGRLPLRPSTAANSVSAASTSTRLTASSSSERTRNPSTESDGRPRTPPSTRPSMNSGQQDDYADDHPSPTSDEVSRALWAGASDSDDGSDDATPAVSFRTATPIGSGKSRTKDTRSIFQSIFNKFAKTGRRFGFVPNSKEEQDRNVLQHQIIAELFDGRLHLAPVVKPRAALDVGTGPGLWALEYAKKNPNCAVVGIDIEKVRPPYSAPNCQFKLMDATADWALNKQFDYIHVRMLGDIVDKEKFIQSIYDQLNPGGWVEFTEWIPVLQSPDRSLDGTSFQKWNRLLGQGLENMGRDIRYVQEYQPLLEKAGFERMKLTKYAAPTNPCYPGKKCQRFGAMMVSNWNAIIEPLSVPVFTIGLGWSEAQVQVLLKKVRKEIDDTRYHSFMTL; this comes from the exons ATGGACAAACACAGCCTGCAGAGGCTTCGCAAAAGCGGTCGTAGCGCCTCGCCCGTGGGACGGCTGCCGCTGCGTCCATCAACGGCCGCCAACagcgtctcggccgcctccaCATCGACGCGGCTCACCGCTAGTTCGTCCTCGGAGCGTACCCGCAACCCGTCGACCGAGAGCGACGGGAGGCCGCGCACGCCGCCTTCGACGAGGCCTTCGATGAACTCGGGCCAACAAGAT GACTATGCCGATGACCATCCGAGCCCGACGTCCGATGAGGTCAGCCGGGCGCTGTGGGCGGGAGCatccgactcggacgacggtTCGGACGACGCAACGCCGGCCGTGAGTTTCCGCACGGCGACACC CATCGGGTCAGGGAAATCACGAACCAAGGATACCCGTTCCATCTTCCAATCCATCTTCAACAAGTTTGCAAAGACCGGAAGGCGGTTTGGCTTCGTGCCAAACAGCAAG GAAGAACAAGACAGAAATG TCCTCCAACACCAAATCATTGCCGAGCTATTCGACGGCAGACTCCACCTGGCCCCGGTCGTCAAGCCCAGAGCGGCCCTCGACGTTGGCACGGGGCCGGGGCTATGGGCATTA GAATACG CCAAGAAGAACCCGAActgtgccgtcgtcggcatcgatATCGAAAAGGTGCGGCCGCCGTACTCGGCGCCCAACTGCCAGTTCAAGCTCATGGACGCCACGGCCGATTGGGCCCTCAACAAGCAGTTCGACTACATCCACGTCCGCATGctcggcgacatcgtcgatAAGGAAAAGTTCATCCAGTCCATCTACGACCAGCTGAACCCCGGCGGCTGGGTCGAGTTCACCGAGTGGATCCCCGTGCTCCAGTCGCCGGACCGGTCCCTCGACGGCACCTCGTTCCAAAAGTGGAACAggctcctcggccagggcctcgagAACATGGGCCGCGACATCCGCTACGTCCAGGAGTACCAGCCCCTGCTGGAGAAGGCCGGCTTCGAGCGCATGAAGCTGACCAAGTACGCCGCGCCCACGAACCCGTGCTACCCGGGCAAGAAGTGCCAGCGGTTCGGCGCCATGATGGTCTCCAACTGgaacgccatcatcgagccGCTCAGCGTGCCCGTCTTCaccatcggcctcggctggTCCGAAGCCCAGGTGCAGGTGCTGCTGAAGAAGGTCCGCAAGGAGATTGATGACACGAGATACCACTCCTTCATGACATTGTAA
- a CDS encoding Putative protein kinase, with protein sequence MAVDQSEYVPFGVAGEPNHDSSAYGGEDVNGKNLENPALRLTADDGTETELGNVANAEPATGGLVRAMTGLENDLSSVRSLIKSRTPSDVQTLVIDHGDTAQLQQQDQDGQISAPESPGNDLAGIGGTLREEKMEADDKLELSDAESEDADDLWSLLDDNLITPPPHDGKKFLPLNELRRIIAKPKVRRALRSIFPDEKAAEYANAVCNRTIYSDNQQTTRQRMFAILVLTENIGALPSLIDEDLHDAHLPFQEVRDEGGKKWYLCCKGKDGTRIRFEGSRKWTNPKIKSFVDKQWHFLSPFFNMLANKPLAYPLEPMIILPFLEGDEGHDNTVYGGYSTVWRVKIHHAHHNYLHRAEPYFAIKKLQKSVDKRAFNQELQALKTFNRQGHEHLTKLLATYEYHGYQFFLFPWADGNLREFWQRYDRPEPSPQLVEWIAEQFAGLASGLELIQHPPRDTVTVEDPKDFGRHGDLKPENVLWFRDSNQSHNVPGNGKLKITDFGLTRFHRDITKSKDNARGLGVSLTYKAPEVDVVDRVSQAYDLWTMGLLLLEFVTWYLKGWEGVDEFSRNRSEDDVGNEISMDIFYNLGMQNGRTVAILKPSVKKWAQHLHQDPHCSLFLHVLITYITHHLIRVNYKERDTSKDVAHKLRDMAEKCARDPQYAWFGCPKPPNKSDTARTDNTVSDDGYGGADRQEVADSCHTSTETCFHDIYKPDSMEDIVALDDLREDTPTPTRRSLANGSDVMPPPRSNTNQQPLHEQTAETMEFPYQFTSALTHSPPPSPLYTSQASTITENGDEGRLSFKRDREDLFDDSLGREVKQPKLDANGMVLYGSDPGHLRHTQ encoded by the exons ATGGCAGTAGACCAGTCG GAATATGTTCCATTCGGTGTAGCAGGG GAACCTAATCATGACTCAAGTGCATACGGCGGTGAAGATGTCAATGGGAAGAACCTGGAGAATCCCGCATTGCGTTTGactgccgacgacggcacagAAACGGAGTTGGGCAATGTCGCAAATGCCGAGCCTGCTACTGGCGGGCTCGTGAGAGCCATGACGGGACTCGAAAACGACCTCTCCTCAGTGAGGTCACTGATCAAGTCAAGGACCCCTTCTGATGTTCAAACGCTTGTCATCGACCATGGTGACACAGCACAATTGCAGCAACAAGACCAAGATGGTCAGATTTCTGCTCCCGAGTCGCCTGGAAACGATCTTGCAGGTATCGGCGGGACACTTAGAGAGGAAAAGATGGAAGCcgacgacaagctcgagCTATCGGATGCCGAAAGCGAAGATGCAGACGACCTCTGGAGTTTgctcgacgacaacctcATCACCCCACCGCCACACGATGGCAAGAAGTTCCTTCCCTTGAACGAGCTTCGAAGGATCATTGCGAAGCCCAAGGTCCGGCGGGCGTTGAGAAGCATTTTCCCGGACGAGAAGGCTGCTGAgtacgccaacgccgtgTGCAATAGGACCATCTACAGCGACAACCAACAGACGACGCGGCAGAGGATGTTCGCCATTCTTGTGCTCACGGAAAACATTGGCGCTTTACCCAGCCTCATTGATGAAGACCTCCACGACGCACACCTCCCTTTCCAGGAAGTTCGAGACGAAGGCGGGAAGAAATGGTACTTGTGTTGCAAAGGGAAAGACGGCACTCGCATACGATTCGAGGGAAGTCGCAAGTGGACAAACCCGAAGATCAAATCCTTTGTTGACAAGCAGTGgcactttctctctcctttcttCAACATGTTGGCAAACAAGCCGTTGGCATATCCTCTCGAGCCCATGATCATTCTCCCGTTTCTTGAAGGGGACGAAGGACACGACAACACGGTCTATGGCGGTTACAGCACGGTTTGGAGAGTCAAGATCCACCACGCGCATCATAACTATCTACAC CGTGCGGAACCTTACTTTGCGATCAAGAAGCTGCAAAAGTCCGTCGACAAGCGTGCCTTCAATCAGGAACTCCAGGCGCTGAAGACGTTCAACCGTCAGGGCCACGAACACCTGACCAAGTTGCTGGCGACGTATGAGTATCACGGTTACCAATTTTTCCTCTTTCCGTGGGCGGACGGCAATCTCCGAGAGTTCTGGCAGAGATACGATCGCCCGGAACCAAGTCCTCAACTCGTGGAATGGATAGCAGAGCAGTTTGCTGGCCTAGCGTCTGGCCTCGAGCTCATTCAGCACCCGCCGCGGGATACTGTGACGGTGGAAGACCCCAAGGACTTTGGTCGACATGGAGACTTGAAGCCAGAGAATGTGCTGTGGTTTAGGGACAGCAATCAATCCCACAACGTCCCGGGCAACGGGAAACTCAAGATTACGGATTTCGGTCTGACCAGATTCCACAGAGACATTACCAAGTCCAAGGACAATGCCCGGGGACTTGGCGTTTCACTGACATACAAGGCGCCCGAAGTCGATGTGGTTGATCGTGTCTCTCAAGCTTACGACCTCTGGACTATGGGGTTACTCCTTCTAGAGTTCGTGACTTGGTACCTCAAAGGGTGGGAAGGCGTCGATGAATTCTCCAGAAATCGATCAGAAGACGACGTTGGCAATGAGATCAGTATGGACATATTTTACAACCTTGGAATGCAAAACGGGAGGACAGTCGCTATCCTGAAGCCATCCGTCAAGAAG TGGGCTCAGCATTTACACCAAGACCCTCACtgctctctctttctccatGTTCTCATCACCTACATCACGCACCACCTGATCCGGGTGAACtacaaagagagagacacgaGCAAGGACGTGGCACATAAGTTGAGGGATATGGCCGAAAAATGCGCAAGAGATCCACAATATGCGTGGTTTGGATGTCCTAAGCCACCGAACAAGTCCGACACCGCCCGCACCGACAACACAGTCTCGGATGACGGCTATGGCGGCGCAGATCGCCAGGAAGTTGCGGATTCGTGCCACACTTCCACAGAGACCTGCTTCCACGATATCTACAAACCAGATTCTATGGAAGACATCGTTGCGCTGGATGATCTGCGCGAGGACACTCCAACACCTACCCGCAGAAGCCTTGCTAATGGGTCAGACGTTATGCCTCCTCCCAGAAGCAACACCAATCAACAACCTTTACACGAGCAAACCGCCGAAACAATGGAATTTCCCTATCAGTTTACTTCGGCACTGACGCACAGCCCTCCCCCTAGCCCACTCTATACTAGCCAGGCAAGCACAATTACTGAGAACGGTGACGAGGGGCGCTTGTCATTCAAAAGGGACCGGGAGGATCTTTTCGATGACTCACTTGGACGGGAGGTAAAGCAGCCGAAGCTGGATGCCAATGGTATGGTCTTATACGGATCAGATCCTGGCCACCTACGCCATACGCAATAG
- a CDS encoding Putative Mg2+ transporter protein, CorA-like/Zinc transport protein ZntB produces MEWPSKACRFRTRDFRAFKYEERSSRVITVRLDDTSDLEEAFVDEELTSSSDWESWLQRTETDAKDDESNTLHIVLLRRTTKTVSECPSQIHHVPVSQATFKQITESFHTHRALARIITRKDTEFLYCLQVNESFEPERLVYNYRTSATWPNDVAVSVTHDPKLRSTMAIFFGLDDGQEHTLMERMKDSLDDFYHPLALVGAVCEFERDRLVTEHARPMEGRYLEKNLEWSSGSSESLASGSETETMEDVLGLRFDSSFLLTGLTAARRQLSRIVEHIEALRKDDEMAAFMRGARYWASKEIKTGSGDADRSRQLRHTAGRLQQRLNQISDEFEMKLDSVRNSMEDMMATTQVVISRIARHDNQINMAISVATRRDNSQMRSIAFVTMFYLPLTSIATIFSMNVFNWDAKDGENLMTTHFWLYLAVAGVSTVLTLGLWVFYTGMRTRLFLKKKDEEAAEAESQTT; encoded by the exons ATGGAGTGGCCGTCCAAGGCATGTAGGTTCAGAACTCGCGACTTTCGCGCCTTCAAATATGAGGAGCGGTCTTCCAGAGTCATCACCGTCCGTCTGGACGATACATCGGACTTGGAG GAGGCATTTGTCGATGAAGAACTGACGTCGTCATCGGATTGGGAGTCTTGGCTCCAAAGAACC GAGACGGATGCAAAAGACGATGAATCGAACACACTCCATATAGT ACTACTTCGCCGAACTACGAAAACAGTTTCCGAGTGCCCATCACAGATTCACCATGTCCCAGTGTCCCAAGCAACATTTAAGCAGATCACCGAGTCATTCCACACGCATCGGGCTCTAGCTCGAATAATCACTCGCAAAGATACAGAGTTTCTCTATTGTCTACAGGTAAACGAAAGTTTTGAGCCAGAAAGACTAG TTTACAACTACCGCACTAGTGCAACATGGCCCAACGACGTTGCGGTCTCTGTAACTCATGATCCGAAGCTCCGGTCCACGATGGCAATCTTCTTCGGATTGGACGATGGCCAAGAGCACACGCTAATGGAGAGGATGAAAGATTCACTAGATGATTTCTACCACCCCCTCGCACTAGTCGGTGCGGTGTGCGAATTCGAGCGCGATAGACTGGTCACAGAGCATGCTCGTCCCATGGAGGGCAGATACCTTGAGAAGAATCTAGAGTGGAGTTCTGGCAGCAGCGAGAGTCTCGCATCCGGCTCAGAAACCGAGACAATGGAGGATGTTCTCGGCCTACGCTTCGACTCGAGCTTTCTCTTGACCGGCTTGACCGCTGCCAGGCGGCAACTTTCAAGGATAGTTGAGCACATTGAGGCATTACGCAAAGACGACGAAATGGCTGCATTCATGAGAGGTGCAAGATATTGGGCGAGCAAGGAGATCAAGACCGGGAGCGGAGACGCGGACCGCAGTAGGCAACTCAGGCACACAGCCGGGCGACTTCAACAGCGTCTCAACCAGATCTCCGACGAGTTCGAGATGAAGCTCGATAGCGTCCGAAACTCTATGGAGGACATGATGGCCACAACGCAGGTG GTCATCAGCCGCATAGCCCGGCATGACAACCAGATAAACATGGCGATTTCTGTGGCCACAAGACGAGACAACTCTCAGATGCGGTCGATTGCCTTCGTGACGATGTTTTACCTCCCTCTCACGAGCATTGCT ACGATTTTCTCCATGAACGTGTTCAACTGGGACGCAAAGGACGGGGAGAATCTCATGACGACACACTTTTGGCTTTACTTGGCGGTTGCCGGGGTCTCGACGGTTCTTACTCTTGGGCTTTGGGTTTTTTACACTGGGATGCGAACGAGATTGTTTTTGAAGAAAAAAGATGAGGAAGCAGCTGAGGCTGAGTCACAAACTACATAG
- a CDS encoding Putative major facilitator superfamily, MFS transporter superfamily — protein MSTVTAEMMLEVEDQGRVQLSVYSRFKPLQKRIITAIAAFCGFLAQVSTTSVLAAVPEIVATYHTTATAISISNAVYLAFMGLSAFIWGPWADIFGRRSAYLHSLALFLAFTIGTALSPQLELFFVFRAFTAFQGTSFLILGSSCISDIYHPTERATSLGWFLTGTTIGPAFGPLLGGIVVTFTSWRVIFWIQASLAGVALIFVFFCLPETLHKTRKSELAGLGVVEKCSKLWKWGNPSRILKLYGNKNFFLVCLASASLVWNMYSLLTPIRYVLNPRFHLTTPLQSGLLYIAPGVGYVVGSQIGGRWADYTVASWIRKRGIRLPEDRLRSSLVFLGIMLPTSMVLYGWTLDKRFGGIPLPIICMFLQGVAQLAAFPSLNAYILDVMQHQNGEASGKLRILSPIGTFANRMYNS, from the exons ATGTCGACAGTCACCGCAGAGATGATGCTGGAGGTCGaagaccaaggccgagtCCAACTCTCGGTCTACTCCCGGTTCAAACCTTTGCAAAAGCGTATAATTACAGCCATCGCTGCTTTCTGCGGCTTTCTGGCGCAAGTGTCAACAACGAGTGTGCTTGCCGCCGTGCCCGAAATCGTCGCAACCTATCACACGACAGCGACGGCCATCAGTATCAGCAATGCCGTCTACCTCGCATTCATGGGTCTTTCGGCTTTCATATGGGGACCGTGGGCCGATATATTTGGACGCCGATCA GCCTATCTTCATAGCCTCGCACTTTTCCTGGCATTCACTATTGGGACAGCTTTATCGCCCCAGCTGGAGTTGTTTTTTGTCTTTCGAGCATTCACGGCTTTCCAAGGCACCTCGTTCTTGATCCTTGGGTCTAGTTGCATTTCGGATATCTACCACCCT ACTGAGAGAGCAACGTCTCTCGGCTGGTTTCTCACCGGCACGACCATTGGCCCTGCATTCGGGCCACTTCTTGGTGGTATAGTCGTGACTTTCACATCGTGGAGGGTCATCTTCTGGATCCAGGCCAGTCTTGCCGGCGTCGCGTTGATCTTCGTCTTTTTCTGCTTGCCAGAGACACTACACAAGACTCGCAAATCCGAGCTTGCAGGCCTTGGAGTGGTGGAAAAGTGCAGCAAGCTCTGGAAATGGGGAAATCCCTCCAGAATTTTGAAGCTTTACGGCAACAagaacttcttcttggtT TGTCTTGCATCTGCTTCACTGGTTTGGAACATGTACTCCCTCCTGACCCCGATTCGATATGTGCTCAACCCAAGATTCCACCTCACAACCCCGTTGCAGTCTGGCTTGCTTTATATCGCTCCAGGCGTCGGCTATGTGGTAGGCAGCCAGATTGGCGGACGGTGGGCCGACTATACCGTGGCCTCGTGGATCCGAAAGCGTGGTATTCGCTTACCAGAGGACAGACTTCGGAGCAGTCTGGTCTTTTTGGGCATCATGCTGCCGACCTCGATGGTCTTGTACGGCTGGACATTGGACAAGAGATTTGGCGGTATACCGCTACCCATCATCTGCATGTTTCTCCAGGGTGTTGCGCAGTTGGCAGCATTCCCAAGCTTGAATGCTTACATCTTGGACGTTATGCAACACCAAAATGGGGAGGCTTCTGGCAAGCTCCGAATCCTTTCGCCGATAGGGACGTTCGCTAACCGAATGTACAACAGCTAG